TTTCTTTAAAGTTCTAACACTTTTCAAACAATATTCAATTAAAAATCTTATATATTGTTTATATTATATTCATATTATACTAATTCCAAGAAAAATTTTCAATAAAAATTTTTAAAAATCGAAAAAATATTCATTATTTCGTCGTTTTTTTGCACGATACTTAGCACAATTATCTATTGAGAGTAAGGTATAAAAGAGTGAAATTTTTAGGAAAAAGGGCATAGATATTTTGGTTCTTATTCTTATTATTGTATAATGCATTGAAAACTTTTTGAAAAGATTACAATAAATTAAAAAAGCAATTTCAGGGCTATGATAAAAAAGTATTAGAAATTTATTGAACAGTAAGAATTGTAGAGCCAGTATATAAGTGTCAAGGAAAAAATTAATTATACAGGAAGATACAAAAAGTAAAACGTGACATTCCTAGAGCATAGATACACAAGATTAGTGCTTCTTGACTCTATATTATTATGTCTGGTAAGATAAAAATTACTCTCCTTGGGAATTCAGTGAACAAGGAAAAAGCATTAATAGTATTATTAAACAAATATGCTAAAAATTTTATTTAGCAGAAATTTTAAAACGATGTTTATGATAGTTATGATAATGATAAACATCTATGATTTAAAATACAAAAAGGCAAAACTGTATTTAGCTATTGACGATGACTCTTTGGATTTTGGTTCCCAAAAGAGTCTAATATCGATATAATGAAAGGTATTTGAAGTAAACATAACTAAGAGGCAAAGAACCATGAAAGTTTGAACTGGAAACAGTATTTCGAAATATACCAAAATTGAATATGTTTATGATAGCAACAAAAATAGGAAAATTATAGCTATTTCGACTATAGTAAATTTAAATCGTATAATAGGAGTAAAAAGGGCTTGCCCACAATATTACTTAAAAGTGGGAAAAGCCCTTCTTTATTTATCTCACCCTCTCAACCTTTGTGCCTTGGGGTGTGTCCAAAACTATATAGCCTAAACTCTTTAGCTCATCTCGTATCCTGTCCGCTTCAAGAAAGTTTTTAGCTTTTCTTGCCTCATTTCTCTTTTCAACAAGCTCTAAAATCTCTGGTGGAATTTCATCCTTTTTCTCTTCATATTGCTCTAAGATTCCTAAAATGCTGCAAAGCTCTTTTAAAGTGTCTCTTGCCAAAATCAGCACATCTTTTGAGCACGTATTTGCATGTGTATTTATTTCTCTTACCATCTCAAAAAGATATCCTGTTGCCTCGGCAGTGTTGAGGTCATCTTCCATTGCATCTATAAATTTTGCTTTTAGCTCTTTTAAGACAGCTTTAAGTGTACTGTCGCTACTATTTGACGTTGTTCCGTTTTTAATCAAATATTCAAGGTTTTCATAACATGTGTAGATTCTCTTCAGCGCGCTTTCTGCCTGTTCAATCAAATCAAGAGAAAAGTTTAAAGGCTTTCTATAATGAGCTTGAAGCATAAAAAGTCTCAGTGCCTCAGGATGGTATTTTTCGATAATTTCTCTTACAGTAAAAAAGTTCCCAAGCGACTTTGACATCTTTTCATTGTTTATATTCACATACCCATTGTGAAGCCAAAAACGTGCAAAAGGTTTTCCTGTTGCAGCCTCGCTCTGTGCAATCTCATTTTCATGATGAGGAAAGATCAAATCCTGCCCACCTGCATGAATGTCTATAGTCTGCCCAAGGTATTTCATTGCCATAACAGAACACTCTATATGCCAGCCGGGCCTACCCTCACCCCAAGGTGAACTCCAGGCTGGCTCACCTTCTTTTTTAGCCTTCCACAGGGCAAAATCAAGCGGGTCTTCTTTCTTCTCGTTTGGATCAACACGCGCGCCAGCCATCAGCTCTTCAATGTTCTTGTGAGAAAGCTTTCCATATTCTGCAAATTTTCTTGTCCTAAAATACACATCACCATCAACAACATATGCATATCCGTTGTCTATAAGCCTTTGTATCAGGGCTATCATATCTTCTATCTCTTCTGTTGCTCTTGGATTTTTGGTTGCTCGCTTGACATTTAGCCTGTCTGCGTCTTTGTAATACTCTTGTATGAATCTTTCAGCAAGTTCAAAGACGGTTATGCCCTCTTTGTTTGCTCTGTTTATCATCTTATCTTCAATATCAGTAAAGTTTTGGATGTATATAACCTCATAGCCTTTATACTCAAAGTACCGCCTCAAAGTGTCAAATACGATCAAAGGCCGGGCATTGCCAATGTGAATAAAATCATAGACAGTTGGACCACATACGTACATCTTTACTTTGCTTTCTTCTAACGGCTCAAACTCCTCTTTTATCATTGTCAGAGTGTTGTAAAGCTTCATACTCTTTTAATCTCCTTTCGTACTCGGCAAGTTTTTTCTCTAAGTCTTCTATCCTTGCTTCAAGCCTGCAAATTTGCATTGCAAGCGGGTCGGGAAATCTAATCTGGTCAAGCTGTTCTTCAACAGTTGGCTTTTCCTTTTTCTCTTTTCTTACAACCCTTCCTGGTACCCCAACTACTGTTGAGTTGTCTTCAACCTCACGAAGAACAACTGCATTTGCACCGATTTTCGTATTATCCCCCACCTTAAAGGGTCCTAAAACCTTTGCACCAGCACCAATTAAGACATTGTTGCCAATTGTAGGATGGCGCTTACCCTTTTCTTTACCTGTTCCACCTAATGTAACGCCTTGATAAATCAGTACATCATCGCCAATCTCAGCTGTCTCACCAATTACAACACCCATGCCATGGTCTATAAATACACGCCTGCCAATCTTAGCCCCGGGGTGTATCTCAATTCCTGTTTTGTGGCGGGCTCGCTGAGAAATCCAGCGGGCAATAAAGTACATCCTTCTTTGATAAAACCAGTGAGCAATCCTGTGATAAATTATTGCCCAAAGACTGGGGTATAAAAGTGTCTCAAGCCTGCTTTTGCAAGCAGGGTCTTTTTCCATAATGACATCCATCTCTTCTTTTATCATCCTGATGAATTTAAACATACTTCTTCATAACTCCTTCTAAAAAAGTTCAAAATAAATCTACTCTAATTATACCACGTTTTGAAGAATTCCAATCGTTTTAGTATGTTTTCTTTACCCACAATCTCTATTATCTCCACCAGCTCAGGGCCATGGGTTTTACCAGTCAACGCAACTCTTATTGGCATAAACAGGTTTTTGCCCTTGTAACCTGTCTCTTTTTGAATCTCTTTGAAAAGTAGCTTAATAGCTTCTGGAGTTAATTCATTCATCTGCCTTATCTTATTTTCAAACACATTAATTAAATCCTTCACATGATCCCACTTTAAGACCTCTTTTGCCTCATCTTCTTCTATTTTGACTTCATTGTTAAAGAAGATATCAACCCTGTCTTTTATTTGAGATAGATAATCCAGTCCTTCATACACAGATTTTACTATCTTCTTGAGCCATTCAAATTTGGACTTTGCCTCATCTTCATTGATATATCCAGCTTCAACAAAGTATGGTATGCACATCTGGGTAAGTTCATCCAATGATTTTAGTTTAATGTGCTGAGAGTTTATATAATTTAGCTTATCAATGTCAAATATTGCAGGATTTTTGGAAACTCTATCTAATGAGAAATTCTCAATTAGATATTCCATGTCAAATATTTCTTTATCCTCTGGTGGTGACCAGCCAAGTAAAGCCAAGAAGTTTATGAGCCCCTCTTTTAAATATCCTTGATCTTTATACTGTTCGACCCAAGCAGAACCGTGGCGCTTTGACATCTTTGTCCTGTCTTTTCCTAAAATCAAAGACACGTGCGCAAACTGTGGCAAGTCAAACCCAAGTGCGTTGTAAATTAAAATCTGGCGCGGAGTGTTTGAAAGATGCTCTTCACCTCTTATAACATGCGAAATCTTCATCAAGTGGTCATCTATGACAACCGCAAAGTTATATGTGGGAATTCCATCAGACTTGACAATAACAAAGTCGCCAATATCATCGCTTAAAAACTCAACCTCTCCACGCACAAGGTCATGGACAACTATCTTAACACCTTCTGGTACTCTGAACCTGACTGCTGGTTTTCTCCCCTCCTGCTCAAATCTTCTTTTTTGCTCTTCTGTTAAATTCCTGCACTTACCAAGATATCTTGGCATCTGACCTTTTGATAAAAGCTCTTGTCTTTGAGCTTCAAGCTCCTCTTCTGTACAATAACAATAGTATGCGTAGCCTTTTTCAAAAAGCACATCTACATACTTTTTGTAGATATCAACTCTTTCTGTTGATCGATATGGTCCATCTGGACCTCCCACCTCAACTCCTTCGTCCCATTCAATCCCAAGCCACCTTAAACTTTCTATTATGACCTTTTCGGATTCAACTGAAGAACGCTCCAAGTCTGTATCTTCTATTCTCAAGATAAACTTTCCACCATATCTTTTGGCAAAAAGGTAGTTGAAAAGTGCTGTTCTTGCACCGCCAATGTGAAGGTGCCCTGTTGGGCTTGGTGCAAATCTTGTTCTTACTTCCACTGTATACTTCAGTCCTTTCTTTTGAATTTTATGAATTATTTCTGTATCTCAATAGCTCATTTATTTTATCCTTTAGGAAAGAATTAAAAACATATTCTCTTTTTTAAAGTATAATCTTTGAAAATTCTATAGTCAATGCAAAAAACAATAGCTTATTTAATTTTCAATGGACATTTTAAAATCTTCTCAACTTTTTTATATCTAATATCTCGTGGTCTTTTTCATCCTGTTTCTTTTCTTTTTTAGATAATAGTTTTACTTTTTTTCCTGGTTTACGTGTGTCATTAGCCTTTGTGATTAAATCTTTTTTACCAAAATCCATTTTAATTTTTAGATACTTTACTTTTTTCATAGTATTGCATGTTTGAAGGAACAACCTTTCAATCTGAACATACAGTGCAAATCTCCTGATTGCAATTTCTAAAAGAAAAAGAAAAATGCAAAGAATAATAAGAAAATCACTCAAATCCTGCTGAGAGTACACTTCTTTAAGTTTACCCTTATAGATATCTCCGGGATTTTTTACAACTTTTGCATTTGACAGTGCAATAAACTGCTCAAACCTGCTGCTGTCAAAATCCACCCTAAATTCATCAGAGTAATTTATAGAGTATAAAAAGGTGGACATTTTTGTTTTTCCATCTTCAGTCACAAAAGCAACAAAGGTGTAATTCCCCGGCATAAACTCAGCCATTGTTTCAAACTTGTCAGGTGAAGTCCTTTTCATTTTTAACATCTTCTCTGCAGCATTTGGATAGATGCACTTTAGAGTTGCAGTAGCATTGCTTTTAAACTTCCCATTTATACTGACAACAAGCCCTTTTTCCTTTTGCACATCAAA
This Caldicellulosiruptor changbaiensis DNA region includes the following protein-coding sequences:
- the cysS gene encoding cysteine--tRNA ligase, translating into MKLYNTLTMIKEEFEPLEESKVKMYVCGPTVYDFIHIGNARPLIVFDTLRRYFEYKGYEVIYIQNFTDIEDKMINRANKEGITVFELAERFIQEYYKDADRLNVKRATKNPRATEEIEDMIALIQRLIDNGYAYVVDGDVYFRTRKFAEYGKLSHKNIEELMAGARVDPNEKKEDPLDFALWKAKKEGEPAWSSPWGEGRPGWHIECSVMAMKYLGQTIDIHAGGQDLIFPHHENEIAQSEAATGKPFARFWLHNGYVNINNEKMSKSLGNFFTVREIIEKYHPEALRLFMLQAHYRKPLNFSLDLIEQAESALKRIYTCYENLEYLIKNGTTSNSSDSTLKAVLKELKAKFIDAMEDDLNTAEATGYLFEMVREINTHANTCSKDVLILARDTLKELCSILGILEQYEEKKDEIPPEILELVEKRNEARKAKNFLEADRIRDELKSLGYIVLDTPQGTKVERVR
- the epsC gene encoding serine O-acetyltransferase EpsC, producing MFKFIRMIKEEMDVIMEKDPACKSRLETLLYPSLWAIIYHRIAHWFYQRRMYFIARWISQRARHKTGIEIHPGAKIGRRVFIDHGMGVVIGETAEIGDDVLIYQGVTLGGTGKEKGKRHPTIGNNVLIGAGAKVLGPFKVGDNTKIGANAVVLREVEDNSTVVGVPGRVVRKEKKEKPTVEEQLDQIRFPDPLAMQICRLEARIEDLEKKLAEYERRLKEYEALQHSDNDKRGV
- the gltX gene encoding glutamate--tRNA ligase codes for the protein MEVRTRFAPSPTGHLHIGGARTALFNYLFAKRYGGKFILRIEDTDLERSSVESEKVIIESLRWLGIEWDEGVEVGGPDGPYRSTERVDIYKKYVDVLFEKGYAYYCYCTEEELEAQRQELLSKGQMPRYLGKCRNLTEEQKRRFEQEGRKPAVRFRVPEGVKIVVHDLVRGEVEFLSDDIGDFVIVKSDGIPTYNFAVVIDDHLMKISHVIRGEEHLSNTPRQILIYNALGFDLPQFAHVSLILGKDRTKMSKRHGSAWVEQYKDQGYLKEGLINFLALLGWSPPEDKEIFDMEYLIENFSLDRVSKNPAIFDIDKLNYINSQHIKLKSLDELTQMCIPYFVEAGYINEDEAKSKFEWLKKIVKSVYEGLDYLSQIKDRVDIFFNNEVKIEEDEAKEVLKWDHVKDLINVFENKIRQMNELTPEAIKLLFKEIQKETGYKGKNLFMPIRVALTGKTHGPELVEIIEIVGKENILKRLEFFKTWYN